A DNA window from Arachis hypogaea cultivar Tifrunner chromosome 18, arahy.Tifrunner.gnm2.J5K5, whole genome shotgun sequence contains the following coding sequences:
- the LOC112772604 gene encoding disease resistance protein Roq1-like — translation MESEAVIVGLWGMGGVGKTTLATAVFNRLCDGFEGFCFLNNVRERAEKYGIDHLKTELLSKLLKEEDASPFVTPGGITNFAKKRLSRTKVLVVLDDVNDSDQMEDLSGGHTWFEASSRIIVTTRDKYVLATADADHIHEVKTLNPDESLWLFNLNAFKQNCVIKA, via the coding sequence ATGGAATCTGAAGCTGTTATTGTTGGCCTTTGGGGCATGGGCGGCGTTGGTAAGACAACTCTTGCGACTGCAGTTTTCAATAGATTGTGTGATGGATTTGAAGGATTTTGCTTTTTGAACAATGTAAGAGAAAGAGCTGAGAAATATGGTATAGATCATTTGAAGACAGAACTTCTTTCCAAACTGCTAAAGGAAGAAGATGCAAGTCCCTTTGTCACGCCTGGTGGGATAACTAATTTTGCCAAGAAAAGACTTAGTCGAACAAaggttcttgttgttcttgatgATGTCAATGATTCAGATCAAATGGAAGATTTATCTGGAGGACATACATGGTTTGAGGCAAGTAGCAGAATCATAGTGACAACAAGAGATAAGTATGTTCTTGCTACAGCTGATGCAGATCATATACATGAAGTTAAGACATTGAATCCTGATGAATCTCTTTGGCTTTTCAACTTGAATGCCTTTAAGCAAAACTGCGTTATAAAAGCATAA
- the LOC112773065 gene encoding TMV resistance protein N isoform X3: MRPGCGENVAGFSDTCVIFDHFCKEEDMAAHASSEIIKYDVFLSFRGTDTRRGFLSHLRKALEDKHIKTYVDYMLREGIEILHSLLAAIEQSEIALIIFCQDYASSQWCLEELAKILECRKQNGQIIIPIFHNVDPSWVRRQKESYHHALANHEVRFADRVQIWRDALKEAANLSGFHSPSSSFRNDADLVDEIVKVSYKG; encoded by the exons ATGAGACCTGGGTGTGGTGAAAATGTAGCTGGATTCT CAGATACTTGTGTGATCTTCGATCATTTTTGCAAGGAAGAGGATATGGCTGCGCATGCTTCTTCTGAGATTATTAAGTATGATGTCTTCCTCAGCTTCAGAGGCACAGACACTCGCCGTGGTTTTCTCAGCCATCTGCGCAAGGCTTTAGAGGACAAGCACATCAAGACATACGTGGATTACATGCTCAGAGAAGGAATTGAAATATTGCACTCACTCCTTGCAGCCATTGAACAATCAGAAATTGCTTTGATCATATTCTGCCAGGATTATGCATCTTCCCAATGGTGTTTGGAAGAACTAGCCAAAATATTGGAATGCAGGAAACAAAATGGTCAAATTATAATACCTATTTTCCATAATGTAGACCCATCATGGGTGCGCCGCCAAAAGGAAAGTTATCACCATGCGCTTGCTAATCATGAGGTGAGGTTTGCAGACAGGGTGCAAATCTGGAGAGATGCTCTCAAGGAAGCTGCCAACTTGTCTGGATTCCATTCACCGTCATCAAGCTTCAG GAACGATGCTGACCTTGTTGATGAAATTGTCAAAGTGTCTTACAAAGGTTAA
- the LOC112773065 gene encoding TMV resistance protein N isoform X4 — protein sequence MRPGCGENVAGFYTCVIFDHFCKEEDMAAHASSEIIKYDVFLSFRGTDTRRGFLSHLRKALEDKHIKTYVDYMLREGIEILHSLLAAIEQSEIALIIFCQDYASSQWCLEELAKILECRKQNGQIIIPIFHNVDPSWVRRQKESYHHALANHEVRFADRVQIWRDALKEAANLSGFHSPSSSFRNDADLVDEIVKVSYKG from the exons ATGAGACCTGGGTGTGGTGAAAATGTAGCTGGATTCT ATACTTGTGTGATCTTCGATCATTTTTGCAAGGAAGAGGATATGGCTGCGCATGCTTCTTCTGAGATTATTAAGTATGATGTCTTCCTCAGCTTCAGAGGCACAGACACTCGCCGTGGTTTTCTCAGCCATCTGCGCAAGGCTTTAGAGGACAAGCACATCAAGACATACGTGGATTACATGCTCAGAGAAGGAATTGAAATATTGCACTCACTCCTTGCAGCCATTGAACAATCAGAAATTGCTTTGATCATATTCTGCCAGGATTATGCATCTTCCCAATGGTGTTTGGAAGAACTAGCCAAAATATTGGAATGCAGGAAACAAAATGGTCAAATTATAATACCTATTTTCCATAATGTAGACCCATCATGGGTGCGCCGCCAAAAGGAAAGTTATCACCATGCGCTTGCTAATCATGAGGTGAGGTTTGCAGACAGGGTGCAAATCTGGAGAGATGCTCTCAAGGAAGCTGCCAACTTGTCTGGATTCCATTCACCGTCATCAAGCTTCAG GAACGATGCTGACCTTGTTGATGAAATTGTCAAAGTGTCTTACAAAGGTTAA
- the LOC112773065 gene encoding uncharacterized protein isoform X2, producing MFKEMRKMGCEPNVVTFNTLIKKMFREGKVEEGIGMAHEMIDLGCEFSNVTFEILVRGLGEKGKVLQACELLLDFSKRGVLPKGYDYFDLVDALCGNGDVDRALGLIYELWEKGCVPSLIACIVMIDGLRSSRKTKEAWRLVEKMLKEGMIPDVITFNCVLQDICKVRQTEEANKLRLLAFSKGLEPDDVTYKILVNGYTGEGQKIEGESVVNEMLDRGFLPDLASYNELMNALSTCQRHSTHHQANKLDHT from the coding sequence ATGTTCAAGGAGATGAGAAAGATGGGCTGTGAGCCAAATGTGGTTACTTTCAACACTTTGATTAAGAAGATGTTTAGGGAGGGAAAGGTTGAAGAAGGGATTGGGATGGCTCATGAGATGATTGACTTGGGTTGCGAGTTCTCCAATGTCACTTTTGAGATTCTGGTTCGCGGGCTTGGCGAGAAAGGAAAGGTTTTGCAGGCATGTGAGCTGTTACTTGATTTCTCCAAAAGGGGAGTTTTGCCTAAAGGgtatgattattttgatttggtcGATGCTCTGTGTGGGAATGGAGATGTTGATAGAGCACTGGGGCTAATTTATGAGTTGTGGGAGAAAGGATGTGTGCCGAGCTTGATTGCTTGCATTGTGATGATTGATGGGTTGAGAAGCTCAAGGAAGACTAAAGAAGCTTGGAGATTGGTGGAAAAGATGCTTAAAGAGGGTATGATACCAGATGTTATTACTTTCAATTGTGTGCTTCAGGATATTTGCAAGGTGCGACAAACAGAGGAAGCAAATAAATTAAGATTACTTGCTTTTAGCAAGGGTTTGGAACCGGATGACGTGACATATAAAATTTTGGTTAATGGATACACAGGAGAGGGCCAGAAAATAGAGGGAGAGTCAGTGGTGAATGAGATGTTGGATAGGGGATTCCTACCTGATCTTGCTTCATATAATGAATTGATGAATGCGCTATCCACTTGTCAACGACACTCCACCCACCATCAGGCTAATAAACTTGACCACACATAA
- the LOC112773065 gene encoding uncharacterized protein isoform X1, which yields MDFVKWGMLDRALEFYDEIVRVRVRPDLFTFNILISGYCRNLKFGLALEMFKEMRKMGCEPNVVTFNTLIKKMFREGKVEEGIGMAHEMIDLGCEFSNVTFEILVRGLGEKGKVLQACELLLDFSKRGVLPKGYDYFDLVDALCGNGDVDRALGLIYELWEKGCVPSLIACIVMIDGLRSSRKTKEAWRLVEKMLKEGMIPDVITFNCVLQDICKVRQTEEANKLRLLAFSKGLEPDDVTYKILVNGYTGEGQKIEGESVVNEMLDRGFLPDLASYNELMNALSTCQRHSTHHQANKLDHT from the coding sequence ATGGATTTTGTGAAATGGGGCATGCTTGATAGGGCTCTCGAGTTTTATGATGAGattgttagggttagggttaggccTGATCTGTTCACTTTTAACATTTTGATCAGTGGTTATTGTAGGAATTTGAAGTTTGGGTTGGCATTGGAGATGTTCAAGGAGATGAGAAAGATGGGCTGTGAGCCAAATGTGGTTACTTTCAACACTTTGATTAAGAAGATGTTTAGGGAGGGAAAGGTTGAAGAAGGGATTGGGATGGCTCATGAGATGATTGACTTGGGTTGCGAGTTCTCCAATGTCACTTTTGAGATTCTGGTTCGCGGGCTTGGCGAGAAAGGAAAGGTTTTGCAGGCATGTGAGCTGTTACTTGATTTCTCCAAAAGGGGAGTTTTGCCTAAAGGgtatgattattttgatttggtcGATGCTCTGTGTGGGAATGGAGATGTTGATAGAGCACTGGGGCTAATTTATGAGTTGTGGGAGAAAGGATGTGTGCCGAGCTTGATTGCTTGCATTGTGATGATTGATGGGTTGAGAAGCTCAAGGAAGACTAAAGAAGCTTGGAGATTGGTGGAAAAGATGCTTAAAGAGGGTATGATACCAGATGTTATTACTTTCAATTGTGTGCTTCAGGATATTTGCAAGGTGCGACAAACAGAGGAAGCAAATAAATTAAGATTACTTGCTTTTAGCAAGGGTTTGGAACCGGATGACGTGACATATAAAATTTTGGTTAATGGATACACAGGAGAGGGCCAGAAAATAGAGGGAGAGTCAGTGGTGAATGAGATGTTGGATAGGGGATTCCTACCTGATCTTGCTTCATATAATGAATTGATGAATGCGCTATCCACTTGTCAACGACACTCCACCCACCATCAGGCTAATAAACTTGACCACACATAA